In Streptomyces hawaiiensis, one genomic interval encodes:
- a CDS encoding helix-turn-helix domain-containing protein, whose amino-acid sequence MPGSRDLDPSSSPRALLGAELRHAREKAGLSQEDLGQRLFVSGSFIGQLEAGTRRMQVEYARLLDEVLGTEDFFQRNCGAAAKSKYPEHFAEAAEAEARATAIREFASMLIPGLLQTPAYARAVCRAYQPTAPDEEIEKRVAARMERTHILDDPTKPLLWAVIDESALRRMTGGAAVMAEALRHITDLARRSRSIVQVLPFDAGAHPAMQGCVKLMDFDDAPPLAYLEGVGTGRLDDDPATVAEYRFYYEFLAASALSPKKSLALLEGMAQDYDHEEHA is encoded by the coding sequence ATGCCCGGATCCCGGGACCTCGACCCGTCCTCCTCCCCGCGAGCCCTCCTGGGCGCCGAACTCCGCCACGCCCGCGAGAAGGCCGGCCTGAGCCAGGAGGACCTGGGCCAACGGCTGTTCGTGAGCGGGTCGTTCATCGGTCAGCTGGAGGCGGGGACACGGCGGATGCAGGTTGAGTACGCACGGCTGCTGGACGAGGTGCTGGGGACGGAGGACTTCTTCCAGCGGAACTGCGGGGCGGCGGCGAAGTCGAAGTATCCAGAGCACTTTGCGGAGGCGGCGGAGGCGGAGGCCCGGGCTACGGCCATCAGGGAGTTCGCGTCGATGCTGATCCCCGGCCTGCTCCAGACCCCGGCCTACGCCCGGGCGGTGTGCCGCGCGTATCAGCCGACGGCACCAGACGAGGAGATCGAGAAGAGGGTGGCCGCCCGAATGGAGCGGACCCATATCCTCGACGATCCAACAAAGCCGTTGTTGTGGGCGGTGATTGACGAGTCTGCGTTGCGTCGGATGACAGGTGGGGCGGCGGTCATGGCAGAGGCCTTGCGACACATCACCGACCTGGCCCGCCGAAGCCGGTCCATCGTGCAGGTGCTGCCGTTCGATGCGGGGGCGCACCCCGCCATGCAAGGGTGCGTCAAGCTGATGGACTTCGACGACGCGCCACCGTTGGCATACCTCGAAGGCGTGGGCACCGGGCGGCTGGATGACGACCCCGCAACCGTCGCGGAGTACCGCTTCTACTACGAGTTTCTCGCGGCCTCCGCACTCTCGCCGAAGAAGTCTCTAGCCCTACTCGAAGGGATGGCCCAGGATTACGACCATGAGGAACACGCCTGA
- a CDS encoding DUF397 domain-containing protein, giving the protein MRNTPEYDLSTASWYKSSYSGGSGDNCLEVTQAFPTVVPVRDSKTPDGPKLVFRAGAWAAFVANLKDETA; this is encoded by the coding sequence ATGAGGAACACGCCTGAGTACGACCTGAGCACGGCCAGCTGGTACAAGTCCAGCTACAGCGGCGGGAGCGGTGACAACTGCCTGGAAGTCACCCAGGCATTCCCCACGGTCGTCCCCGTCCGCGACTCCAAGACCCCCGACGGCCCGAAGCTCGTGTTCCGGGCCGGAGCCTGGGCCGCGTTCGTCGCAAACCTCAAGGACGAGACGGCCTGA